A genomic window from Micromonospora ferruginea includes:
- a CDS encoding sulfotransferase family protein — translation MSTPEPPQPRVLFVGGLGRSGSTLLELLLAQSADVCAVGEVVHLWERALGADERCGCGERFTACPFWRQVGEQAFGGWSAVDRDDVLALKDRVDRTRHIPRLAKGSLAPDQLADVRRYADLYTRIYRAALAVTGARVVVDSSKHASLAFALSWADDLDLRVLHLVRDSRAVAYSWGKQVRRPEVVDGEDFMPTFSPFEVSKLWTAQNAAFHLLASRAKVLRLRYEDFTADPAGTVRRLRDFSGLPDDPAALRILAGDPPNPAAEPAAPFRAHSVAGNPLRFSGGPLTVRRDEAWRDRLPRRSRAVVSLATLPLRVRYGYLGQRGSDESVERS, via the coding sequence ATGAGCACGCCGGAGCCGCCCCAGCCGCGCGTCCTCTTCGTCGGCGGTCTCGGCCGCAGCGGCTCCACGCTGCTGGAACTGCTGCTGGCGCAGAGTGCCGACGTGTGCGCGGTCGGTGAGGTGGTGCATCTCTGGGAGCGGGCGCTCGGCGCCGACGAGCGCTGCGGCTGCGGCGAGCGGTTCACCGCCTGCCCGTTCTGGCGGCAGGTCGGCGAGCAGGCCTTCGGCGGCTGGTCCGCGGTCGACCGGGACGACGTGCTGGCGCTCAAGGACCGGGTCGACCGGACCCGGCACATCCCCCGGCTGGCGAAGGGTTCGCTCGCGCCGGATCAGCTCGCCGACGTGCGCCGCTACGCCGACCTCTACACCCGGATCTACCGCGCCGCGCTCGCGGTGACCGGCGCGCGGGTGGTGGTCGACTCCAGCAAGCACGCCTCGCTCGCCTTCGCGCTGAGCTGGGCCGACGACCTCGACCTGCGGGTGCTGCACCTGGTCCGGGACAGCCGGGCGGTCGCGTACTCGTGGGGCAAGCAGGTGCGCCGGCCCGAGGTGGTGGACGGCGAGGACTTCATGCCGACGTTCTCGCCGTTCGAGGTGAGCAAGCTGTGGACCGCGCAGAACGCGGCGTTCCACCTGCTCGCCTCCCGGGCGAAGGTGCTCCGGCTGCGCTACGAGGACTTCACCGCCGACCCGGCCGGCACCGTACGCCGGCTGCGTGACTTCAGCGGCCTGCCGGACGACCCGGCGGCGCTGCGCATTCTGGCCGGTGACCCGCCGAACCCCGCGGCCGAGCCGGCCGCGCCGTTCCGCGCGCACAGCGTCGCGGGCAACCCGCTGCGGTTCAGCGGCGGCCCGCTGACGGTACGGCGGGACGAGGCGTGGCGGGACCGCCTGCCGCGCCGCAGCCGGGCCGTGGTCAGCCTGGCCACGCTGCCCCTCCGAGTCCGCTACGGCTACCTGGGCCAGCGGGGATCCGACGAGTCCGTGGAGAGATCATGA
- a CDS encoding glycosyltransferase family 2 protein has product MSGPSISVVVPTRDRPELLRAALDAILSQAHPGLIEAIVVYDQSEPDRSLEADRGDRRVRVITNTRTAGLAGARNTGIEAATGDWVAFCDDDDEWLPGKLAAQFGALDAHPDGALVSCGIRVSYDDRTVDRSLDRARISLEALLRDRLTELHPSTFLIRRAALLDAIGLVDEQIPGSYAEDYEFLLRAARYAPLVNVESPYVLVRWHKRSYFAQRWETISTALQWLLRRYPEFATVPHGEARVAGQIAFAQAAMGNRRDAVRWARRTLARNPKEPRAYLALAVASRAVQADRVLRTLHKRGRGI; this is encoded by the coding sequence ATGAGTGGGCCGAGCATCTCGGTCGTCGTACCGACGCGGGACCGTCCGGAGTTGCTGCGCGCGGCGCTCGACGCGATCCTCAGCCAGGCGCATCCCGGGCTGATCGAGGCGATCGTGGTCTACGACCAGTCCGAGCCGGACCGGTCGCTGGAGGCGGACCGGGGCGACCGGCGGGTCCGGGTCATCACGAACACCCGCACCGCGGGGCTGGCCGGGGCGCGCAACACCGGCATCGAGGCGGCCACCGGCGACTGGGTGGCGTTCTGCGACGACGACGACGAGTGGCTGCCCGGCAAGCTGGCCGCCCAGTTCGGCGCGCTCGACGCGCACCCGGACGGCGCGCTGGTGAGCTGCGGCATCCGGGTCAGCTACGACGACCGCACGGTGGACCGTTCGCTGGATCGGGCCCGGATCTCGCTGGAGGCGCTGCTCCGCGACCGGCTCACCGAGCTGCACCCGTCCACGTTCCTGATCCGGCGGGCCGCGCTGCTCGACGCGATCGGCCTGGTCGACGAGCAGATCCCGGGCAGCTACGCGGAGGACTACGAGTTCCTGCTCCGGGCCGCCCGGTATGCCCCGCTGGTCAACGTGGAGAGCCCGTACGTGCTGGTCCGCTGGCACAAGCGGTCCTACTTCGCGCAGCGCTGGGAGACCATCTCGACCGCGTTGCAGTGGCTGCTGCGCCGCTATCCCGAGTTCGCCACCGTGCCGCACGGCGAGGCGCGGGTGGCCGGCCAGATCGCCTTCGCGCAGGCGGCGATGGGCAACCGGCGGGACGCGGTCCGCTGGGCCCGGCGCACGCTGGCCCGCAACCCGAAGGAGCCGCGCGCCTACCTGGCGCTGGCCGTGGCGAGCCGGGCGGTGCAGGCCGACCGGGTGCTGCGCACGCTGCACAAGCGCGGCCGGGGCATCTGA
- a CDS encoding 3'(2'),5'-bisphosphate nucleotidase CysQ, with amino-acid sequence MGLVTEDETGRLDDQRFAQWLATEAGIALTALRDRQGFADPKALKDAGDRASHELMTAALARWRPADAVLSEEEADARRAWADGERAPRHEADRVWIIDPLDGTREFSEAGRDDWAVHVALWQRSAAPDGALVAGAVGMPARTTVDGDPVVLGTTCPTPKATDGPIRIAVSRSRPPAFVGELVEMLGAQAVPMGSAGVKVCAVVTGEVDAYVHAGGQYEWDSAAPVAVALGAGMHASRIDGSPLRYNRADPRLPDLLVCRPELADRLLDAISRTGVEMPASAVTDEQGEAFG; translated from the coding sequence CACCGCGCTGCGGGACCGGCAGGGCTTCGCCGACCCGAAGGCGCTCAAGGACGCCGGCGACCGGGCGTCGCACGAGCTGATGACCGCGGCGCTGGCCCGCTGGCGTCCGGCCGACGCGGTGCTCTCCGAGGAGGAGGCCGACGCCCGCCGGGCCTGGGCGGACGGCGAACGCGCGCCCCGGCACGAGGCGGACCGGGTGTGGATCATCGACCCGCTGGACGGCACCCGCGAGTTCTCCGAGGCCGGACGGGACGACTGGGCGGTGCACGTGGCGCTCTGGCAGCGGTCCGCCGCGCCGGACGGCGCGCTGGTCGCCGGCGCGGTCGGCATGCCGGCGCGCACCACGGTGGACGGTGACCCGGTCGTCCTGGGCACCACCTGCCCGACGCCGAAGGCGACCGACGGGCCGATCCGGATCGCGGTGAGCCGCAGCCGCCCGCCGGCGTTCGTCGGCGAGCTGGTCGAGATGCTGGGCGCCCAGGCGGTGCCGATGGGCTCGGCCGGGGTCAAGGTCTGCGCGGTGGTGACCGGCGAGGTCGACGCGTACGTCCACGCGGGCGGCCAGTACGAGTGGGACAGCGCCGCGCCGGTGGCCGTGGCGCTGGGCGCGGGCATGCACGCGTCCCGGATCGACGGGTCGCCGCTGCGCTACAACCGGGCCGACCCGCGCCTGCCCGATCTGCTGGTCTGCCGCCCCGAACTGGCCGACCGGTTACTCGACGCGATCTCGCGTACCGGGGTCGAGATGCCCGCTTCGGCCGTCACCGATGAGCAGGGTGAGGCGTTCGGCTGA